A window of the Cystobacter fuscus genome harbors these coding sequences:
- a CDS encoding immune inhibitor A domain-containing protein, whose product MRKPPSWLAWSLVAITAPAAYAERAWYEKPQPDIAPPSTFLRKQAEDISDNLPHRLGEQQKELRAQALKERLSGRGQGKVHRVGRGKFVELELERTDRVFVILVEYGTQVHPVLGNPATNPGGDAPGPVHNLIPAPDRAVDNTTIWQPDYDRAHYEKLYFDTTPGADSVANYYKAASSGRYTIEGAVSDWVRVPYNSARYGNNLCGSINCSNSVWPLVNDAIKTWTQNQLASGKTPEQIKAYLDTFDVWDRYDFDGDGDFNEPDGYIDHFQLVHAGSGEETGGGAQGTNAVWSHRWFAYTTGLSADGPGPSYNPNGGTRFGAGIDKWVGDYTIQPENGGLGVFAHEYGHDLGLPDHYDGQADNGTGFWSIMSSGSYLNDGIQDIGSRPGDFFAWDKLQLGWLDHDEARAGKRSNHKLGPAEVTSRHAAQALLVSLPPKPRPQVTTPPFAGQYAWQGGAANNLDRTLVKTLKLPSRTPITLSLQTWFDIEEDWDYAYIALAVDEGDFIHLPSSVSRTTNPNGNNLGNGITGLSNGWVPLTFDLSAYAGRKVTLKLRYKTDSAEFGKGFLVDDVRVTARNKTVFADGAEDGEDAWDESTFFLHDGAQIFHDHYYLAEYRQYRGYDEGLFTGPYNFGFSADGLPDYAERYAYNPGLLITYWDTSMSDNRVSAHPGEGRILPIDSRPRPLLRADGRYWSGRVQTHDATFGLEPSFPLSLKPSGQPREDYPSQPAVRVFNDLNTFWYPEQPYAGVKVPPTGTLIEVLSEKDEATVLHVRVRPVD is encoded by the coding sequence ATGCGGAAGCCCCCCTCCTGGCTGGCCTGGAGTCTCGTCGCGATCACCGCGCCCGCCGCGTACGCGGAGCGAGCCTGGTATGAGAAACCACAACCAGACATCGCACCGCCATCCACATTCCTGCGCAAGCAGGCCGAGGACATCTCCGACAACCTGCCCCACCGGTTGGGCGAACAACAGAAGGAACTGCGGGCCCAGGCACTCAAGGAGCGCCTCTCGGGTCGAGGCCAGGGCAAGGTGCACCGCGTGGGCCGCGGCAAGTTCGTGGAGCTGGAGCTGGAGCGCACGGATCGGGTGTTCGTCATCCTGGTGGAGTACGGCACGCAGGTGCACCCGGTGCTCGGCAACCCCGCCACCAACCCGGGCGGCGATGCCCCCGGACCGGTGCACAACCTGATTCCGGCGCCGGACCGGGCGGTGGACAACACCACCATCTGGCAGCCCGACTACGACCGCGCCCACTACGAGAAGCTCTACTTCGACACGACACCGGGCGCCGACTCGGTGGCCAACTACTACAAGGCGGCGTCCTCGGGTCGCTACACCATCGAGGGCGCGGTGTCCGACTGGGTGCGCGTGCCCTACAACTCCGCGCGCTACGGCAACAACCTGTGCGGCTCCATCAACTGCTCCAACTCCGTGTGGCCGCTGGTCAACGACGCCATCAAGACGTGGACGCAAAACCAGCTCGCCTCGGGCAAGACACCGGAGCAGATCAAGGCCTACCTGGACACGTTCGACGTGTGGGACCGCTACGACTTCGACGGTGACGGCGACTTCAACGAGCCGGATGGCTACATCGACCACTTCCAGCTGGTGCACGCGGGCTCGGGCGAGGAAACCGGCGGCGGCGCGCAGGGCACCAACGCGGTGTGGAGCCACCGCTGGTTCGCGTACACCACCGGCCTGAGCGCGGACGGCCCGGGCCCCAGCTACAACCCGAACGGCGGCACGCGCTTCGGGGCGGGCATCGACAAGTGGGTGGGCGACTACACCATCCAGCCGGAGAACGGCGGCCTGGGAGTGTTCGCGCACGAGTACGGCCACGATCTGGGCCTGCCGGACCACTACGACGGCCAGGCGGACAATGGCACCGGCTTCTGGAGCATCATGTCCAGCGGCTCGTACCTCAACGATGGCATCCAGGACATCGGCTCGCGGCCGGGTGACTTCTTCGCCTGGGACAAGCTGCAACTGGGCTGGCTGGACCATGACGAGGCCAGGGCCGGCAAGCGCTCCAACCACAAGTTGGGCCCCGCGGAGGTGACGTCGCGCCACGCGGCGCAGGCGCTGCTGGTGAGCCTGCCGCCCAAGCCCCGGCCCCAGGTGACCACCCCGCCCTTCGCCGGCCAGTACGCCTGGCAGGGCGGCGCGGCCAACAACCTGGACCGCACGCTGGTGAAGACGCTGAAGCTGCCCTCCAGGACGCCCATCACGCTGTCGCTCCAGACGTGGTTCGACATCGAGGAGGACTGGGACTACGCCTACATCGCCCTCGCCGTGGACGAGGGTGACTTCATCCACCTGCCCAGCAGTGTCAGCCGCACCACGAACCCCAACGGCAACAACCTGGGCAACGGCATCACCGGCCTGTCCAACGGCTGGGTGCCGCTCACGTTCGACCTGAGCGCCTACGCGGGCAGGAAGGTGACGCTGAAGCTGCGCTACAAGACGGACAGCGCGGAGTTCGGCAAGGGCTTCCTGGTGGACGACGTGCGGGTGACGGCCAGGAACAAGACGGTGTTCGCCGACGGCGCGGAGGACGGCGAGGACGCGTGGGACGAGTCGACGTTCTTCCTCCACGACGGCGCGCAGATCTTCCATGACCACTACTACCTGGCCGAGTACCGCCAGTACCGGGGCTACGACGAGGGGCTGTTCACGGGCCCCTACAACTTCGGGTTCTCCGCGGACGGCCTCCCCGACTACGCCGAGCGCTACGCCTACAACCCCGGCCTGCTCATCACGTATTGGGACACGTCGATGTCCGACAACCGCGTGTCGGCGCACCCGGGCGAGGGCCGCATCCTGCCCATCGACTCACGTCCACGACCGCTCCTCCGCGCGGATGGCCGCTACTGGTCCGGCCGCGTGCAGACGCATGACGCGACCTTCGGCCTGGAGCCCAGCTTCCCCCTGTCGCTCAAGCCCAGTGGCCAGCCGCGCGAGGACTACCCCTCGCAGCCCGCGGTGCGGGTGTTCAACGACCTGAACACCTTCTGGTACCCCGAGCAGCCCTACGCGGGCGTGAAGGTCCCCCCCACGGGCACCCTCATCGAGGTCCTGAGTGAGAAGGACGAGGCGACGGTGCTGCACGTGCGCGTGCGTCCGGTGGACTGA
- a CDS encoding SIR2 family NAD-dependent protein deacylase yields the protein MPVFGPRRCDARRSGGYTGDMNQELRRAAEVLRSARALLIGAGAGMGVDSGLPDFRGTEGFWKAYPPYAKLGLDFASMANPHWFEQDPAFAWGFYGHRLHLYRDTLPHAGFALLRSWAERMPQGAFVFTSNVDGQFQKAGFPEERVLEVHGSIHFTQCLKGCAGVESAASLSVDVESESFRARGALPTCSRCEALLRPNILMFGDGEWDDSRTREQEARLSRWLGGVEPGSLAVVECGAGTAVPSVRRFCERAAARYGTLIRVNVREPQVPEGGIGVPLRALEALRALDEALARG from the coding sequence ATGCCTGTCTTCGGCCCGCGGCGCTGTGATGCGCGGCGCTCCGGGGGCTACACTGGTGACATGAACCAGGAACTGCGCCGTGCCGCCGAGGTGCTCCGCTCCGCGCGCGCCCTGCTCATCGGGGCGGGGGCGGGGATGGGGGTGGACTCGGGCCTGCCCGACTTCCGGGGCACCGAGGGCTTCTGGAAGGCCTACCCCCCGTACGCGAAGCTCGGGCTCGACTTCGCCTCCATGGCCAACCCCCATTGGTTCGAGCAGGATCCCGCGTTCGCCTGGGGCTTCTATGGCCACCGGCTCCACCTGTACCGCGACACGCTGCCCCACGCGGGCTTCGCGCTCTTGCGCTCCTGGGCCGAGCGCATGCCCCAGGGCGCCTTCGTCTTCACCTCCAACGTCGACGGCCAGTTCCAGAAGGCGGGCTTCCCCGAGGAGCGCGTGCTCGAGGTGCACGGCTCCATCCACTTCACCCAGTGCTTGAAGGGCTGCGCCGGGGTGGAGTCCGCCGCGTCCCTCTCCGTCGACGTGGAGTCGGAGTCCTTCCGGGCCCGGGGCGCGCTGCCCACCTGTTCCCGCTGCGAGGCGCTCCTGCGGCCCAACATCCTCATGTTCGGGGACGGGGAGTGGGACGACTCACGCACCCGGGAGCAGGAGGCACGGCTGTCCCGGTGGCTGGGCGGGGTGGAGCCCGGCTCGCTCGCCGTGGTCGAGTGCGGCGCGGGCACGGCGGTTCCCTCGGTCCGGCGCTTCTGCGAGCGCGCGGCGGCCCGGTATGGGACGCTCATCCGCGTCAACGTGCGCGAGCCCCAGGTACCCGAGGGCGGGATCGGCGTACCCCTGCGAGCGCTGGAGGCCTTGCGTGCCCTCGACGAGGCGCTCGCGCGGGGGTGA
- a CDS encoding COX15/CtaA family protein, with translation MSATESSRAFRVFSWFSLVCTLGVVLWGAYVRATRSGAGCGDHWPVCNGQVVPREPSVQTLIEYTHRLTSGLVMIFAVVVCVWALRAHAKGHPVRRAAVFSLVFMLTEAAVGAGLVLFEMVAHNESIARAFWMATHLLNTFLLVGAQALTAWWAGGRERLMLRRQGLTAWLLAGSLVGLLVLGVSGAIAALGDTLFPATSLTEGLSQDMSPTAHILLRLRVLHPVLAVLVGAGVVFSAAMVARLRPSPAVRRSAWQLGVLYGLQLFAGMFNVVLLAPVWLQLVHLLLADLVWIVLLRLGAAGLALGAPRADVKVRSVLSPI, from the coding sequence ATGAGCGCCACCGAGTCGTCCCGTGCCTTCCGAGTCTTCAGCTGGTTCTCCCTGGTGTGCACCCTGGGCGTGGTGCTGTGGGGGGCCTACGTGCGGGCCACGCGCTCGGGCGCGGGCTGCGGGGACCATTGGCCGGTGTGCAATGGCCAGGTGGTGCCACGCGAGCCCAGCGTGCAGACCCTCATCGAGTACACGCACCGGCTGACCAGCGGGCTGGTGATGATCTTCGCGGTGGTGGTGTGCGTGTGGGCCCTGCGCGCGCACGCCAAGGGGCACCCGGTGCGCCGGGCCGCGGTCTTCTCGCTCGTCTTCATGCTGACGGAGGCGGCGGTGGGCGCGGGGCTGGTGCTCTTCGAGATGGTGGCGCACAACGAGTCGATCGCCCGGGCCTTCTGGATGGCGACGCACCTGCTCAACACCTTCCTGCTGGTGGGAGCACAGGCGCTGACGGCCTGGTGGGCGGGGGGCCGGGAGCGGCTGATGCTGCGGCGCCAGGGCCTCACGGCGTGGCTCCTGGCGGGCAGCCTCGTGGGGCTGCTGGTGCTGGGGGTGAGCGGGGCCATCGCGGCGCTGGGGGACACGCTCTTTCCGGCCACCAGCCTCACCGAGGGCCTGAGCCAGGACATGTCGCCCACGGCGCACATCCTCTTGCGGCTGCGGGTGCTGCACCCGGTGCTCGCGGTGCTCGTGGGCGCGGGCGTGGTGTTCTCCGCGGCGATGGTGGCGCGGCTGCGGCCCTCGCCCGCGGTGCGGCGCTCGGCGTGGCAGCTCGGGGTGCTCTACGGACTGCAGCTGTTCGCGGGCATGTTCAACGTGGTGCTGCTCGCGCCCGTGTGGTTGCAGCTCGTCCACCTGCTGCTGGCGGACCTGGTGTGGATCGTCCTGCTGCGGCTGGGCGCGGCGGGGCTCGCGCTGGGCGCCCCCCGGGCGGACGTGAAGGTGCGCTCCGTGCTCTCCCCCATCTGA
- a CDS encoding NAD-dependent succinate-semialdehyde dehydrogenase has product MPFATIDPRTGQTLRTFAPHTWEEVEERLKRAEQALRALRGTSFAERAGWMRRVAGLLEEEAERHGRTMTLEMGKPLEAARAEALKCAATCRYYAEHAERFLADEPVDTAPDTSFVRYQPLGAVLAIMPWNFPYWQVVRFAAPALMAGNVGLLKHAPSVPGCALALEELFARGGFPPGAFQTLFVEVDEVRRLIEEPRIKAVTLTGSEGAGRDVGARAGGQLKKVVLELGGSDPFVVLPGADLDAAVETAVKARLINNGQSCIAAKRFIAPASIYAEFERRFVERMRRVVVGDPLETGTEVGPLALAHIRDGLHAQVEKSVAAGATLLLGGQKPPGPGFWYPPTVLAHPPPGCPAHREELFGPVAVLFRAKDTEDALRIANDTPYGLGATVWTRDEAEQRLFIDGLEAGTVSINGSVASDPRLPFGGVKHSGHGRELARHGLLEFLNIKTVRVSPSRAPASTQANE; this is encoded by the coding sequence CTGCCCTTCGCCACGATCGATCCCCGCACCGGTCAGACGCTGCGCACCTTCGCCCCCCACACCTGGGAGGAGGTGGAGGAACGGTTGAAGCGGGCCGAGCAGGCCTTGCGCGCCCTGCGTGGCACCTCGTTCGCCGAGCGCGCCGGGTGGATGCGGCGGGTGGCCGGGCTCCTGGAGGAGGAGGCGGAGCGGCACGGGCGGACGATGACGCTCGAGATGGGCAAGCCCCTGGAGGCCGCGCGCGCCGAGGCGCTCAAGTGCGCCGCCACCTGCCGCTACTACGCGGAGCACGCGGAGCGCTTCCTGGCGGACGAGCCCGTGGACACCGCGCCCGACACGAGCTTCGTGCGCTACCAGCCGCTCGGGGCGGTGCTGGCCATCATGCCGTGGAACTTCCCCTACTGGCAGGTGGTGCGCTTCGCGGCGCCGGCGCTCATGGCGGGCAACGTGGGCCTGCTCAAGCACGCCCCGAGCGTGCCCGGATGCGCACTCGCCCTGGAGGAGCTCTTCGCGCGTGGGGGCTTTCCGCCCGGGGCCTTCCAGACGCTGTTCGTGGAGGTGGACGAGGTGCGCCGGCTCATCGAGGAGCCGCGCATCAAGGCGGTGACGCTCACCGGCAGCGAGGGCGCGGGGCGGGACGTGGGAGCGCGCGCGGGCGGGCAGCTCAAGAAGGTGGTGCTGGAGCTGGGCGGGAGCGATCCCTTCGTGGTGCTGCCTGGCGCGGACCTGGACGCGGCGGTGGAGACGGCGGTGAAGGCCCGGCTCATCAACAACGGACAGTCGTGCATCGCCGCCAAGCGCTTCATCGCCCCCGCCTCCATCTACGCCGAGTTCGAGCGCCGCTTCGTCGAGCGGATGCGGCGCGTGGTGGTGGGCGACCCCCTGGAGACGGGCACGGAGGTGGGGCCGCTCGCGCTCGCGCACATCCGCGACGGGCTGCACGCGCAGGTGGAGAAGAGCGTGGCCGCGGGCGCCACGCTGCTTTTGGGCGGCCAGAAGCCCCCGGGGCCCGGCTTCTGGTACCCGCCCACGGTGCTCGCCCACCCTCCCCCCGGCTGTCCCGCCCACCGCGAGGAGCTGTTCGGCCCGGTGGCGGTGCTCTTCCGGGCGAAGGACACCGAGGACGCGCTGCGCATCGCCAACGACACACCCTACGGCCTGGGCGCCACGGTGTGGACGCGGGACGAGGCCGAGCAGCGACTCTTCATCGACGGCCTGGAGGCGGGCACGGTGAGCATCAACGGCTCGGTGGCGAGCGATCCCCGCCTGCCCTTCGGCGGGGTGAAGCACTCGGGCCACGGGCGGGAGCTGGCGCGCCACGGCCTGCTCGAGTTCCTCAACATCAAGACGGTGCGGGTGAGCCCATCCCGCGCGCCCGCCAGCACCCAGGCTAACGAGTAG
- a CDS encoding class I SAM-dependent methyltransferase gives MVDNIWTDFAQSYDAICSQLNCYRRMVDKILRDTQGCETVIDAGCGTGLVSQALVSRGLSVVGFDNNPGMLSLALRKQAALPTEERRRWTVLEGDVRSFPPGVPALADAVVLNNVLFYVREPEEVLRESLAHLRPGGRLISAGPRKRPDLQKVMTKSIEEWQAEGRWDAALQATTAYHVDLTRRLVTDPNEMVTFFEPEVLVETLRRLGFSRVIAADNDDYYGENYYVCMAR, from the coding sequence ATGGTCGACAACATCTGGACGGACTTCGCCCAGAGCTACGATGCGATCTGCTCCCAGCTCAACTGCTACCGGCGGATGGTCGACAAGATCCTGCGCGACACCCAGGGGTGCGAGACCGTCATCGACGCCGGGTGCGGCACGGGACTGGTGAGCCAGGCGCTCGTCTCGCGCGGCCTCTCGGTGGTGGGCTTCGACAACAACCCGGGCATGCTCTCGCTGGCCTTGCGCAAGCAGGCGGCCCTTCCAACGGAGGAGCGCCGGCGCTGGACGGTGCTGGAGGGCGACGTACGCTCCTTCCCCCCCGGGGTGCCGGCGCTCGCGGATGCCGTGGTGCTCAACAACGTCCTCTTCTACGTGCGCGAGCCGGAGGAGGTGCTGCGCGAGAGCCTCGCGCACCTGCGGCCGGGCGGGCGCCTCATCTCGGCGGGTCCCCGGAAGCGGCCGGACCTCCAGAAGGTGATGACGAAGTCCATCGAGGAGTGGCAGGCCGAGGGCCGCTGGGACGCGGCCCTCCAGGCCACCACCGCCTACCACGTGGACCTCACGCGCCGGCTGGTGACGGACCCCAACGAGATGGTGACGTTCTTCGAGCCCGAGGTGCTCGTGGAGACGCTGCGGCGTCTGGGCTTCTCGCGCGTCATCGCGGCGGACAACGACGACTACTACGGAGAGAACTACTACGTCTGCATGGCGCGCTGA
- a CDS encoding DofA protein — protein MFATATTTTTATVAPPNYKTALINRVFFIRWEQPPSTQDIQLVTARFREAYEAHRQQLCVVIVTGAKARVPNSEQRKALFKMLEDHRKYICELHLLMEGNELQHNLQRIIASAQLIVTRIYDSNYARLHKTPDAIAPFLTSRLKADGNRIINDARLLGVLH, from the coding sequence ATGTTCGCTACCGCAACCACTACTACCACTGCCACCGTTGCCCCTCCGAACTACAAGACAGCCCTCATCAATCGCGTGTTCTTCATCCGGTGGGAGCAGCCGCCCAGCACCCAGGACATCCAGTTGGTGACCGCCCGCTTCCGCGAGGCCTACGAGGCGCACCGCCAGCAGCTGTGCGTGGTCATCGTCACGGGGGCCAAGGCGCGCGTGCCCAACAGCGAGCAGCGCAAGGCGCTCTTCAAGATGCTCGAGGACCACCGCAAGTACATCTGCGAGCTGCACCTGCTCATGGAGGGCAACGAGCTGCAGCACAACCTGCAGCGCATCATCGCCTCGGCGCAGCTCATCGTGACGCGCATCTACGACAGCAACTACGCGCGCCTGCACAAGACGCCCGATGCCATCGCCCCCTTCCTCACCAGCCGCCTGAAGGCGGACGGCAACCGCATCATCAACGACGCGCGCCTGCTCGGCGTGCTGCACTGA
- a CDS encoding phosphatase PAP2 family protein, translating into MRPTLHRLRAHLVRWSGTDVFGLLLVLLLLGGGFLTLLEEVREQDTQSLDEQVLRALRRADDPAEPLGPRWLAEAARDVTALGSLTVLTLVVIAVCGFLVLVRRWRTIALVLGSTLGGTGVNALLKNLVARPRPSVVPHLTSVLSESFPSGHAMLSAIVYLTLGAILSELVEKRWLKVYLLTVALGLTLLVGLTRVYLGVHYPTDVVGGWIAGLAWALVAALVARVARRRSPGLREEARGDTAPP; encoded by the coding sequence ATGCGACCCACGCTTCATCGACTCCGGGCGCATCTGGTGCGGTGGAGCGGCACGGATGTGTTCGGACTGTTGCTCGTCCTGTTGCTGCTGGGCGGTGGTTTCCTCACCCTGTTGGAGGAGGTGCGCGAACAGGACACCCAGTCCCTGGACGAGCAGGTGCTGCGCGCGTTGCGGCGCGCGGACGATCCGGCCGAGCCGCTCGGGCCGCGGTGGCTCGCCGAGGCGGCGCGGGACGTGACGGCGCTGGGCAGTCTGACGGTGCTCACGCTGGTGGTGATCGCCGTGTGCGGCTTCCTGGTGCTCGTGCGGCGCTGGCGCACCATCGCCCTGGTGCTCGGCTCCACGCTCGGGGGCACGGGGGTGAACGCGCTCTTGAAGAACCTGGTGGCCCGGCCGCGGCCCTCGGTGGTGCCGCACCTCACCTCGGTGCTCTCGGAGAGCTTTCCCAGCGGCCACGCGATGCTCTCGGCCATCGTCTACCTGACGCTGGGCGCGATCCTGTCCGAGCTCGTGGAGAAGCGCTGGCTCAAGGTGTACCTGCTGACGGTGGCGCTCGGGCTGACGCTGCTCGTGGGGCTCACGCGGGTGTACCTGGGGGTGCACTACCCCACGGACGTGGTGGGCGGGTGGATCGCCGGCCTCGCGTGGGCGCTCGTCGCCGCCCTGGTGGCACGCGTGGCGCGGCGCAGGAGTCCCGGTCTGCGCGAGGAGGCGCGCGGCGACACCGCCCCACCGTGA
- a CDS encoding acyltransferase: MPWLYFTLKPRHRAWAEAWQREVQARLLELETVEIAEGCFISPDARLFAEPGRPIRLTGPGVSIAANAFVHGPVVLEAGVSLNARVSLDGGAAGIHIGEGSRIATGATLYAFDHGLAPDRPVRSQPVTSRGIVLGRDVWVGANAGITDGVRIGDHAVVGMGAVVTRDVPAWAIVAGAPARVIGDRRERPSSGTPSSGEPNDG, translated from the coding sequence ATGCCGTGGTTGTACTTCACGCTCAAGCCGCGCCACCGCGCGTGGGCCGAGGCCTGGCAGCGCGAGGTGCAGGCGCGGCTGCTCGAGCTGGAGACGGTGGAGATCGCCGAGGGCTGCTTCATCTCCCCGGACGCGCGGCTGTTCGCCGAGCCGGGCCGGCCCATCCGCCTCACGGGCCCCGGGGTGAGCATCGCCGCGAACGCCTTCGTGCACGGCCCGGTGGTGCTCGAGGCCGGGGTGAGCCTCAACGCGCGCGTCAGCCTGGATGGGGGCGCCGCGGGCATCCACATCGGCGAGGGCAGCCGCATCGCCACCGGTGCCACGCTCTACGCCTTCGATCATGGCCTGGCGCCGGACCGGCCCGTGCGCTCCCAGCCCGTCACCTCCCGGGGCATCGTGCTGGGCAGGGACGTGTGGGTGGGCGCCAACGCCGGCATCACCGACGGGGTGCGCATTGGCGATCACGCCGTGGTGGGCATGGGCGCCGTCGTCACCCGCGACGTGCCCGCCTGGGCCATCGTCGCCGGCGCTCCCGCGCGCGTCATCGGTGATCGCCGCGAGCGCCCCTCCTCCGGTACTCCCTCCTCCGGTGAGCCCAACGACGGGTGA
- a CDS encoding two-component system sensor histidine kinase NtrB, which translates to MSYPQPSQVTEERPGARESSRWAPLAPAASPRPGLSADALRYHFLAERLNEVVFHLDRQGHFTFLSPAWTSLTGVSVESELGQSLMQRVHPEEQSDVRRLLESIAARVQASFRLEVRLLTSRGTQWVELAAFSSPTGQGELLGTLTDITERRQLQARLQQADRLATLGMLVPGFAHEMNNPLAFMAANLDYLLTSMAQAGAAGAPASEVAAWREAVEEIIEGSERLRRTLGHLRGFRPEPGQGPVDVNLLLDTVGQLVSSVLRSRGRLVRDHGARSLVPGGGGSLRQALLNLVLHAVLSLPDDGEDPEAHEVRLVTRDDGQGHVVIEIHDTGPGLAPELLPHVFEPLFPSKGGNSSGPALCVSRDIVRELGGDIEVTSSRGRGTTFRVTLPGVS; encoded by the coding sequence ATGTCATACCCGCAACCGTCTCAAGTCACCGAGGAGCGCCCGGGGGCGCGGGAGTCCTCGCGATGGGCCCCGCTGGCACCCGCCGCGAGTCCCCGCCCGGGGTTGTCCGCGGACGCGCTGCGCTACCACTTCCTGGCCGAGCGGCTCAACGAGGTGGTGTTCCACCTCGACCGCCAGGGGCACTTCACCTTCCTGAGCCCGGCCTGGACGTCCCTCACGGGAGTGTCGGTGGAGAGCGAGCTCGGCCAGTCCCTGATGCAGCGGGTGCACCCGGAGGAGCAGTCGGACGTGCGGCGCCTGCTGGAGTCGATCGCCGCGCGGGTGCAGGCCTCCTTCCGGCTGGAGGTGCGGCTGCTCACGTCGCGGGGGACGCAGTGGGTGGAGCTGGCCGCCTTCAGCTCCCCCACCGGCCAGGGCGAGCTGCTGGGCACGCTGACCGACATCACCGAGCGCCGGCAGCTCCAGGCCCGGCTCCAACAGGCGGACCGCCTGGCCACGCTGGGGATGCTCGTGCCGGGCTTCGCGCACGAGATGAACAACCCGCTGGCCTTCATGGCCGCCAACCTCGACTACCTGCTGACCAGCATGGCCCAGGCGGGCGCGGCGGGGGCGCCCGCGTCCGAGGTGGCCGCCTGGCGCGAGGCGGTGGAGGAGATCATCGAGGGCTCCGAGCGGCTGCGGCGCACCCTCGGCCACCTGCGCGGCTTCCGGCCGGAGCCGGGCCAGGGCCCGGTGGATGTGAACCTGCTGCTCGATACGGTGGGACAGCTGGTGTCCAGCGTGCTGCGCTCGCGTGGCCGTCTGGTGCGTGACCATGGTGCCCGCTCGCTCGTGCCCGGCGGCGGGGGCTCGCTGCGCCAGGCGCTGCTCAACCTCGTGCTGCACGCGGTGCTGTCCCTGCCGGACGACGGGGAGGACCCCGAGGCGCACGAGGTGCGGCTCGTCACCCGCGACGACGGCCAGGGCCACGTGGTGATCGAGATCCATGACACCGGCCCGGGCCTCGCCCCCGAGCTGCTGCCCCACGTCTTCGAGCCGCTCTTCCCCTCGAAGGGCGGGAACTCCTCGGGGCCGGCGCTCTGCGTGAGCCGCGACATCGTGCGCGAGCTCGGCGGGGACATCGAGGTGACGTCGTCGCGGGGCCGGGGCACCACGTTCCGGGTGACGCTGCCCGGCGTCTCCTGA
- a CDS encoding serine/threonine-protein kinase, producing MNRELCLSEDAESTWTGADITDRMSRRQPRLRPTRVDLCGRMLGHYRLLEPLGSGGMGTVYLAEQRMGGHRVAVKVMHPELARDETLCARFSAEARTVNLIGHPNIVRIFEIDESREGLNYFVMEYLEGTPLSRLPRPMEPSLLAWLLVQACDALEAVHRSGVVHRDLKPDNLLMVERPGEAPVLKVLDFGVAHARHEPLPPQANLGGQVMGTPAYMAPEQWVGKQVDGRADIYSLAVTGYLLATGQLPYPRCQLAELVLAPRPPPPPIAPHELAPAVPEALSRALLRALSRDPDERFASAAEFKQALFTAVRTAPRPAPRVPLRPSGRLPIPSFPARPEPNDPTPPPTWTARVHLGGGGAHQVVVHCSELHHDGLFMCCAEPLPALATRLEFTLQMGGEELECVGEVVRHVDPLQARSRRQPPGVGLRFLHPSPRLRELLARLGPPRLASPQELRSRCS from the coding sequence ATGAATCGAGAGCTTTGTTTGTCAGAAGACGCGGAGTCGACATGGACGGGGGCCGACATCACGGATCGGATGTCGCGCCGTCAGCCCAGGCTGAGGCCGACCCGGGTGGACCTGTGTGGACGCATGCTCGGGCACTACCGGCTGCTGGAGCCGCTGGGCAGTGGGGGCATGGGCACGGTGTACCTCGCCGAGCAGCGCATGGGTGGGCACCGGGTGGCGGTGAAGGTGATGCACCCGGAGCTGGCGCGGGACGAGACGCTGTGCGCGCGCTTCTCCGCCGAGGCGCGCACGGTGAACCTCATCGGCCATCCCAACATCGTGCGCATCTTCGAGATCGACGAGTCGCGCGAGGGCCTGAACTACTTCGTCATGGAGTACCTGGAGGGCACGCCCCTGTCGCGGCTGCCCCGGCCCATGGAGCCGAGCCTGCTCGCGTGGCTGCTCGTCCAGGCGTGTGACGCGCTCGAGGCCGTGCACCGCAGCGGCGTGGTGCACCGCGACCTCAAGCCGGACAACCTCCTCATGGTGGAGCGCCCGGGCGAGGCCCCGGTGCTCAAGGTGCTCGACTTCGGCGTGGCCCACGCGCGGCACGAGCCCCTGCCCCCCCAGGCGAACCTGGGCGGCCAGGTGATGGGAACGCCCGCGTACATGGCGCCGGAGCAGTGGGTGGGCAAGCAGGTGGATGGACGCGCGGACATCTACTCGCTCGCGGTGACGGGCTACCTGCTCGCCACCGGCCAGCTGCCCTATCCGCGCTGCCAGCTCGCGGAGCTGGTGCTCGCGCCCCGGCCACCTCCGCCCCCCATCGCGCCCCATGAGCTGGCGCCCGCGGTCCCCGAGGCGCTGTCGCGGGCACTGCTGCGCGCCCTGTCCCGGGACCCCGACGAGCGCTTCGCCAGCGCGGCCGAGTTCAAGCAGGCCCTGTTCACCGCCGTGAGGACGGCGCCGCGCCCCGCGCCCCGCGTCCCGCTGCGCCCCTCGGGCCGCCTGCCCATTCCCTCCTTCCCCGCGCGGCCCGAGCCCAATGATCCCACCCCACCGCCCACCTGGACGGCGCGCGTGCACCTGGGCGGCGGCGGCGCCCACCAGGTGGTGGTGCACTGCAGCGAGCTGCACCACGACGGCCTCTTCATGTGCTGCGCCGAGCCCCTGCCCGCGCTCGCCACGCGGCTCGAGTTCACCCTGCAGATGGGAGGCGAGGAGCTGGAGTGCGTGGGCGAGGTGGTGCGGCACGTGGACCCGCTCCAGGCCCGCTCCCGCCGCCAGCCCCCGGGCGTGGGGCTGCGCTTCCTCCATCCCTCGCCCCGGCTGCGCGAGCTGCTCGCGCGGCTGGGCCCTCCCCGCCTGGCTTCCCCCCAGGAGTTGCGCTCGCGTTGCTCCTGA